Genomic window (Leptospira andrefontaineae):
AAGTTATTCTGATGTAAGAGGAATGGAGCCGGTAGGAAAATTAGAAGGTGTGTCCTGCGGAACTAGCTGGCTTTGGATGGTCTATACAGGAGACGAGAGTTACGAAGCCGCCGTCCAAAATGCGATCAAGGATAAAGCGGACCTTCTATTCGATGTTCAAACAGATTATAGTTACAAATCCTTTATATTCGCTCTTTATTTTGAAAAATGTACAAGGGTAACTGGGATCGGAGTGAAACTTCCTCAAAGACTTCTGAAAAAAGAATGAAGCTCATTCCTTACAAACGGATCCTTTTTCTAATTCTGATCTTAGCTGAGTTCGTCGGTTGTATCCAGATAGGAGCAAGTGGTAGAGCCCTGGTTCGTAGGAACCCAGAACCTTATCCAACCGGGATCGGTATTCCGCCTGATAATGATGTTCATCTGAACGGTGCAAATTTTAGAGACCCTTCTATCCATTATGGAGAATCATCCACTAAGTTAAAGACTGGAG
Coding sequences:
- a CDS encoding TRL-like family protein encodes the protein MFLTNCLYTNIKSPGWYYSQSYSDVRGMEPVGKLEGVSCGTSWLWMVYTGDESYEAAVQNAIKDKADLLFDVQTDYSYKSFIFALYFEKCTRVTGIGVKLPQRLLKKE